From the genome of Pseudostreptobacillus hongkongensis, one region includes:
- the rpmB gene encoding 50S ribosomal protein L28, which translates to MQVCEVFGKKVGHGNLVSHSNRATKRIWRPNLQTMKLIIDGQEVKVRVSTKAMKTLKGKNEDQVKKILLENKDNLSARLSKILFSN; encoded by the coding sequence ATGCAAGTATGTGAAGTATTTGGAAAAAAAGTAGGTCACGGTAACTTAGTGAGTCACTCAAATAGAGCAACTAAGAGAATCTGGAGACCAAATTTACAAACTATGAAATTAATAATTGACGGTCAAGAAGTTAAAGTTAGAGTAAGCACAAAAGCTATGAAAACATTAAAAGGTAAAAATGAAGATCAAGTTAAAAAGATTTTACTTGAAAATAAAGATAATTTAAGTGCTAGACTTTCAAAAATATTATTTTCTAACTAA
- a CDS encoding ImmA/IrrE family metallo-endopeptidase: MKEIKEIVDDIVDTYRTRDPHIIAKKYGINIMYKEMGEIRGFFREIDGKSFIALNENLSEFMTKMVLAHELGHYFLHKDHYDELIDIRDNFLGYASRMEKEANKFAAYLIIDKENLQNFDFEMEEEYEKKIFQNLSSLILE, from the coding sequence ATGAAAGAAATAAAAGAAATAGTTGATGATATTGTGGATACTTATAGAACTCGTGATCCTCATATTATTGCTAAAAAATATGGAATTAATATTATGTATAAAGAAATGGGAGAAATTAGAGGATTTTTTAGAGAAATAGATGGGAAATCTTTTATAGCATTAAATGAAAATTTAAGTGAATTTATGACTAAAATGGTTTTAGCTCATGAGTTAGGACATTATTTTTTACATAAAGATCATTATGACGAATTAATAGATATTAGAGACAATTTTCTAGGATATGCAAGTAGAATGGAAAAAGAAGCGAATAAGTTTGCGGCTTATCTAATAATTGATAAAGAAAATCTTCAAAATTTTGATTTTGAAATGGAAGAAGAATATGAGAAAAAAATTTTCCAAAATTTGTCAAGTTTAATACTTGAATAA
- the lepB gene encoding signal peptidase I: protein MSFIINILIYIITGIMLFSYFIKEKYVVSKIDLLADKFTEKTNLSKGDIKSNKVIYAISLMTILILGVLATKVDFTVDNILPLKNYIMLPILIMNFIVYGMIFFDKNIYHLNIIVNLIALVFAKSMFGVDDTYFFRICLLSIIFSLLLMIHDRREINIKFRKIFNSIYLVILVLIIQTYYFGNYVIPTGSMEKTILVGDRIFSNNMIYKFSSPKVGDIISFREPLDNSTLYTKRITGSSGQTFKIDENTEHIFLDGVDSNLGRRYSVLGLVQMFGNPEVYIPKKGDKVKISSIVALDMESGKPSLLTTQDFLSKNIDTSVYKYIFGIFNSKTPDQIPSLAKDANLIKYRYSYVMAVEGQENKLVLPILDFKYDSKLMTRLLNGEEITLSDNYYMAMGDNTDNSNDSRFFGYVKESRIAGKLLVRWYPFNRFGKIKDETN from the coding sequence ATGAGTTTTATAATAAATATATTAATATATATAATTACTGGAATTATGTTGTTTTCATATTTTATTAAAGAAAAATACGTAGTTTCAAAAATTGATTTATTGGCAGATAAATTTACTGAAAAAACTAATTTGTCAAAGGGAGATATAAAGAGTAATAAAGTAATATATGCAATTAGTTTAATGACTATCTTAATTTTAGGAGTACTTGCAACTAAAGTTGATTTTACAGTTGATAATATCCTTCCTTTAAAAAATTATATAATGTTACCAATACTTATCATGAACTTTATTGTTTATGGTATGATATTTTTTGATAAAAATATCTATCATTTAAATATAATTGTTAATTTAATAGCTTTAGTTTTTGCTAAATCTATGTTTGGCGTAGATGACACATATTTTTTTAGAATATGTTTATTATCAATAATATTTTCTTTATTATTAATGATACATGATAGAAGAGAAATTAATATTAAATTTAGAAAAATATTTAATTCAATTTATTTAGTAATATTAGTTTTAATAATCCAAACTTATTACTTTGGTAATTATGTTATACCTACAGGATCTATGGAAAAAACTATACTAGTAGGAGATAGAATATTTTCAAATAATATGATATATAAATTTAGTTCGCCTAAAGTAGGAGATATAATATCATTTAGAGAACCTTTGGATAATTCAACACTTTATACTAAAAGGATAACAGGATCATCAGGTCAGACATTTAAAATAGATGAAAATACAGAACATATATTTTTAGATGGAGTAGATTCTAATTTAGGAAGAAGATATTCAGTTTTAGGTTTAGTTCAAATGTTTGGAAATCCTGAAGTATATATACCTAAAAAAGGAGATAAAGTTAAAATATCAAGTATTGTTGCGCTTGATATGGAAAGTGGTAAACCTAGTTTATTAACAACTCAAGACTTTTTATCAAAAAATATAGATACTAGTGTTTATAAATATATTTTCGGTATATTTAATTCAAAAACACCTGATCAAATACCATCTTTAGCAAAAGATGCTAATTTAATAAAATATAGATATAGTTATGTAATGGCTGTAGAGGGTCAGGAAAATAAACTAGTATTACCTATTTTAGATTTCAAATATGATAGTAAATTAATGACAAGATTATTAAATGGTGAAGAAATTACTTTATCTGATAATTACTATATGGCTATGGGAGATAATACGGATAATAGTAATGATTCTAGATTCTTTGGATATGTAAAAGAGTCTAGAATTGCAGGTAAGTTATTAGTTAGATGGTATCCTTTTAATAGATTTGGAAAAATTAAAGATGAAACAAATTAA
- a CDS encoding autotransporter outer membrane beta-barrel domain-containing protein — protein sequence MNSKEVEVDRINLEFIKLDKQARKNLEIYLENIENRVDKMNNKINNEYLLGKKVGSSEIFLEDLTEDKKFAGFKVLNDLSVDSNKKILNNIFVLGEKIIYSDNNKIGLGLYGEYEYDKLDYNLNNLNTGLSLNGKFSEKNIYINTSNEYSFGTRENYKNHFIVGGVKLGYKQELGDIFYVEPSIKMIYLYDVGTTLKFNNTDVDIKNNFKYDLGGNIKLGIEKENNNIYNAYLEVGVDKKMNLENKFTFKFKDRDRFTRVNRLYDVAFILNLGGDIYINKSHRLFLNGGLEIFDKKYKKYNINFGYQLIKELE from the coding sequence ATGAATAGTAAAGAAGTAGAAGTAGATAGAATAAATCTAGAATTTATAAAATTAGATAAACAAGCAAGGAAAAATTTAGAAATTTATCTTGAAAATATTGAAAATAGAGTAGATAAAATGAATAATAAAATTAATAATGAATATTTATTAGGAAAAAAAGTTGGATCTAGTGAAATTTTTTTAGAAGATTTAACTGAAGATAAAAAGTTTGCGGGTTTTAAAGTACTAAATGATTTATCTGTAGATTCAAATAAAAAAATATTAAATAATATTTTTGTTTTAGGTGAAAAAATAATTTATAGTGATAATAATAAAATAGGATTAGGTTTGTATGGTGAGTATGAATATGATAAGTTAGATTATAATTTAAATAATTTAAATACTGGTTTATCCTTAAATGGAAAATTTTCTGAAAAGAATATTTATATAAATACTTCAAATGAATATAGTTTTGGAACAAGAGAAAATTATAAAAATCATTTTATAGTAGGGGGTGTTAAATTAGGATATAAACAAGAATTAGGCGATATATTTTATGTTGAACCAAGTATAAAAATGATATATTTGTATGATGTAGGAACAACTTTAAAATTTAATAATACAGATGTGGACATTAAAAATAATTTTAAGTATGATTTGGGTGGGAATATAAAATTAGGGATTGAAAAAGAAAATAATAATATATATAATGCGTATTTAGAAGTAGGTGTAGATAAAAAAATGAATTTAGAAAATAAGTTTACATTTAAATTTAAAGATAGGGATAGATTTACTAGAGTAAATAGATTGTATGATGTTGCTTTTATTTTAAATTTAGGTGGTGACATATATATTAATAAATCTCATAGATTATTCTTAAATGGAGGTTTAGAAATATTTGATAAGAAATATAAAAAATATAATATTAATTTTGGATATCAATTGATAAAAGAATTAGAATAA
- a CDS encoding helix-turn-helix domain-containing protein, protein MELGQTLKIARERKGYSLREVEAKLNERGVSYAHTNIKRIEDDENTKAPIKVLATLSEVYGLDKINILNLAGANIEEKAEYDDVVKKSALFFNNENVSEEDKKKLLEVLSEMFYEAKFGK, encoded by the coding sequence ATGGAATTAGGTCAAACCCTTAAAATTGCAAGGGAAAGAAAAGGATACTCACTTAGAGAAGTTGAAGCTAAGTTGAATGAAAGAGGTGTTAGCTATGCACACACTAATATTAAAAGAATAGAAGATGATGAAAATACTAAAGCACCTATAAAAGTTTTAGCTACTTTATCTGAAGTTTATGGATTAGATAAGATAAATATATTAAATTTAGCAGGGGCTAATATAGAAGAAAAAGCTGAATATGATGATGTTGTTAAAAAGAGTGCTTTATTCTTTAATAATGAAAATGTTTCTGAAGAGGATAAAAAGAAATTATTAGAAGTTTTAAGCGAAATGTTTTATGAAGCTAAATTTGGTAAATAA
- the rplS gene encoding 50S ribosomal protein L19, producing the protein MKEKLIELVEKEYLKSELPSFKAGDTVAVHYTVKEGNKTRIQVFEGLVIRVSGGSIQKSFTVRKVSSGVGVERIIPINSPLIDKIEVKKIGKVRRSKLYYLRGLSGKAARIKEIRK; encoded by the coding sequence TTGAAAGAGAAATTAATCGAATTAGTAGAAAAAGAATACCTTAAGAGTGAATTACCTAGCTTTAAAGCAGGGGATACAGTTGCTGTTCACTATACAGTAAAAGAAGGTAACAAAACTAGAATACAGGTTTTTGAAGGACTTGTAATAAGAGTATCAGGAGGAAGCATTCAAAAAAGCTTCACTGTAAGAAAAGTATCTTCAGGTGTTGGAGTAGAAAGAATTATTCCAATCAACTCACCATTAATTGACAAAATTGAAGTTAAGAAGATTGGTAAAGTAAGAAGATCTAAACTTTATTACTTAAGAGGTCTTTCTGGTAAAGCTGCACGTATTAAAGAAATCAGAAAATAA